A section of the Triticum dicoccoides isolate Atlit2015 ecotype Zavitan chromosome 7A, WEW_v2.0, whole genome shotgun sequence genome encodes:
- the LOC119329558 gene encoding 60S ribosomal protein L34-like, which yields MVQRLTYRKRHSYATKSNQTRVVKTPGGKLVYQYTKKRASGPKCPVTGKKIQGIPHLRPTEYKRSRLSRNRRTVNRPYGGVLSGPAVRERIIRAFLVEEQKIVKKVLKIQKTKEKTTKS from the exons ATGGTGCAGCGGCTGACATACCGAAAGCGCCACAGCTACGCCACCAAGTCGAATCAGACTCGCGTCGTCAAGACCCCAG GTGGGAAGCTTGTCTACCAGTACACCAAGAAGCGGGCGAGTGGGCCAAAATGCCCGGTTACCGGCAAGAAGATCCAAGGA ATCCCACACCTGAGGCCTACTGAGTACAAGAGGTCCAGATTGTCGAGGAACAGGAGGACTGTGAACCGTCCTTATGGTGGTGTTCTGTCTGGTCCTGCAGTCAGGGAGAG GATCATTAGGGCGTTTTTGGTGGAGGAGCAGAAGATTGTGAAGAAGGTGCTTAAGATCCAGaagaccaaggagaagaccaccaaGAGCTAA